A stretch of the Sulfurospirillum sp. UCH001 genome encodes the following:
- a CDS encoding DUF1850 domain-containing protein: MSAGAVSVTLFVHSFTLAWMHSVEKIRWEEQWKIEGNFLQVTEASIRGSGAGMEPPSDALFKEGAWHYTPHVPPLKAVRLSHSPYTKEYELCFDGRCTPLNDFFENLPETDTIVLEACER; the protein is encoded by the coding sequence ATGAGTGCAGGAGCAGTGTCTGTAACACTGTTTGTGCACTCGTTTACCCTTGCATGGATGCATTCCGTGGAAAAAATTCGCTGGGAAGAGCAGTGGAAAATCGAGGGTAATTTTTTACAGGTAACGGAAGCGAGTATTCGTGGAAGCGGAGCAGGGATGGAACCACCCTCTGATGCCCTCTTTAAAGAGGGAGCATGGCACTATACACCGCATGTGCCTCCTTTGAAAGCAGTGCGACTTTCACATTCTCCTTATACCAAAGAGTATGAACTTTGCTTTGATGGCAGATGCACACCACTCAATGATTTCTTTGAGAATCTCCCCGAAACTGATACTATTGTTCTTGAAGCCTGTGAACGCTAA
- a CDS encoding TRAP transporter permease has translation MSALLHEEAHEEASDFEEHGHQRQLLGWASRLVMFGALAFSAYQISVAAFHPFSSLIIRSLHVSFLIFLIFMLYPATPKGRSQTSIPWYDLLLSLFGFSLGFYHLVFEAELIERSGDPTIMDLVVATAASILVFEAARRVVGWALTLVCGAFLAYGFFGQYLPLSIAHRRFGFDQIVGQLYLGSDGILGTPTLVSATYIFLFILFGTFLENAGMIRLFNALALGLVGRAQGGPAKVAVISSGLMGTISGSGVANVLTVGQFTIPLMKRFGYTPVFAGAVEATASMGGQIMPPVMGAVAFIMAETLNVPYSDIVMAAIIPALLYYFTAFWMVHLEAGRLKLLGIPEDQCPNPWKELKASWYLALPLAALVYMLFHGFTPMFAGMMGLTLTSVLILGAAIAARISQTALRYVFWFALGLSAASFIEWGIVPVLGVIAFLVVLNFVVQGGRDTLQTMKNALIDGAKQALGVGIACAIVGVIIGVLTLTGAASNFAGFILEVGEKSLFLSLLLTMVACLILGMGIPTIPNYIITSSIAAPALLKLGVPLIVSHMFVFYFGIMADLTPPVALAAFAAASIAKASAMRIGFKATQIAIAGFVVPFMAVYDPALMLQGDPTWIAVVYIVVKALLAIFLWGCAAIGYLWSPLHMFERVIAASIAALLVAAIPLTDQAGFTLGALFIVWNWWKTRKR, from the coding sequence ATGTCTGCCTTATTACACGAAGAAGCCCATGAAGAGGCTTCTGATTTTGAAGAGCACGGGCACCAGCGTCAACTTTTAGGTTGGGCATCACGTTTGGTGATGTTTGGTGCGCTCGCATTTTCTGCTTACCAGATTTCTGTTGCGGCGTTTCATCCGTTTTCAAGTTTGATTATAAGGTCTTTGCACGTAAGCTTTCTAATCTTTTTGATTTTTATGCTTTATCCTGCAACCCCAAAAGGACGTTCTCAAACAAGTATTCCTTGGTATGACCTTTTACTCTCGCTCTTTGGTTTTTCACTGGGTTTTTACCATCTTGTTTTTGAAGCAGAGCTCATCGAACGCTCTGGTGATCCAACGATTATGGACCTTGTTGTAGCAACAGCGGCAAGCATACTGGTCTTTGAAGCAGCGCGTCGTGTTGTAGGCTGGGCGTTGACACTGGTCTGTGGAGCTTTCTTGGCGTATGGCTTTTTTGGGCAATACTTGCCTCTCTCCATTGCACACCGAAGGTTTGGGTTTGACCAAATCGTAGGGCAACTCTATCTAGGAAGCGATGGTATATTGGGTACACCAACACTGGTGTCTGCCACTTACATTTTCTTATTCATTCTTTTTGGAACGTTTTTAGAAAATGCAGGTATGATCCGTCTTTTTAACGCTCTCGCACTTGGTCTAGTGGGACGAGCACAAGGAGGACCTGCAAAGGTTGCGGTTATCTCTTCAGGACTCATGGGCACGATCTCAGGTTCTGGTGTTGCGAATGTTCTTACCGTAGGACAATTTACCATTCCTTTGATGAAACGTTTTGGTTACACACCTGTGTTTGCGGGTGCTGTGGAAGCAACAGCTTCTATGGGTGGACAGATTATGCCTCCTGTTATGGGTGCGGTAGCGTTCATTATGGCAGAAACGCTTAATGTGCCATATTCAGACATCGTTATGGCTGCGATTATTCCTGCACTTCTTTATTACTTTACCGCATTTTGGATGGTCCATCTTGAAGCAGGTAGGCTGAAACTTTTGGGTATTCCTGAAGATCAATGCCCGAACCCGTGGAAAGAGCTCAAAGCCAGTTGGTATCTGGCACTTCCATTAGCTGCACTTGTCTATATGCTCTTTCATGGCTTTACCCCTATGTTTGCAGGTATGATGGGTTTAACCCTAACATCTGTCCTTATTTTGGGTGCAGCAATTGCCGCACGCATTTCACAAACAGCTTTACGTTATGTCTTTTGGTTTGCGCTTGGTTTAAGTGCTGCTTCGTTTATAGAGTGGGGAATAGTGCCTGTACTTGGGGTTATTGCTTTTTTAGTGGTTTTAAACTTTGTCGTACAAGGTGGACGTGACACACTTCAAACGATGAAAAATGCGCTGATTGATGGAGCAAAACAAGCCCTTGGTGTAGGAATTGCCTGTGCGATTGTTGGTGTCATCATCGGTGTTTTAACGCTGACAGGGGCTGCATCTAATTTTGCAGGGTTCATTCTTGAAGTAGGAGAAAAAAGCCTCTTCTTATCCTTGCTGCTTACGATGGTGGCATGTTTGATTTTGGGTATGGGAATTCCAACCATTCCAAATTATATCATCACAAGTTCTATCGCAGCACCAGCTCTTCTTAAGCTTGGTGTGCCTCTTATTGTAAGTCATATGTTTGTTTTTTACTTTGGTATTATGGCAGACTTGACGCCTCCAGTAGCGCTCGCAGCGTTTGCAGCAGCATCCATTGCCAAAGCATCAGCAATGCGAATAGGTTTTAAGGCCACACAAATCGCCATCGCAGGCTTTGTCGTGCCTTTCATGGCTGTATATGACCCCGCACTAATGCTTCAAGGCGATCCTACATGGATAGCGGTTGTCTATATTGTGGTTAAAGCATTGTTAGCAATCTTCTTATGGGGCTGTGCTGCCATAGGCTATTTGTGGTCACCATTGCACATGTTTGAACGGGTTATTGCAGCTTCCATTGCGGCACTCTTAGTCGCGGCAATTCCTTTGACAGATCAAGCTGGTTTTACCCTAGGTGCTTTGTTTATTGTATGGAATTGGTGGAAAACGCGTAAACGATGA
- the groL gene encoding chaperonin GroEL (60 kDa chaperone family; promotes refolding of misfolded polypeptides especially under stressful conditions; forms two stacked rings of heptamers to form a barrel-shaped 14mer; ends can be capped by GroES; misfolded proteins enter the barrel where they are refolded when GroES binds), whose product MAKDIQFSDNARNALYEGVKKLNDAVKVTMGPRGRNVLIQKSFGAPSITKDGVSVAKEIELKDTIENMGAQLVKEVASKTADQAGDGTTTATVLAHAIFKEGLRNITAGANPVEVKRGMDKAAEAIIAELKSMAKTVKDKKEIAQVATISANSDTVIGELIAEAMEKVGKDGVITVEEAKGIQDELDVVEGMQFDRGYLSPYFVTNPEKMQTIMEHPFILLFDKKVSNLKDLLPVLEQVQKTGKPLLIIAEDIDGEALATLVVNKLRGVLNIAAVKAPGFGDRRKAMLEDIAIISGGEVISEELGRTLESATLADLGQAARIVIDKDNTTIVNGNGEKARIDARVAQIRAQIAETSSDYDREKLQERLAKLSGGVAVIKVGAATETEMKEKKDRVDDALSATKAAVEEGIVVGGGSALLLANAKIKLNVTGDEAIGAEIVTRALKAPLKQIAENAGFDAGVVANNVLTSNKANYGFNAATGEYVDMFEAGIVDPVKVSRIALQNAVSVASLLLTTEATITNAKEDKAPAMPDMSGMGGMGGMGGMM is encoded by the coding sequence ATGGCAAAAGATATTCAATTTTCAGATAACGCTAGAAATGCACTTTATGAAGGTGTAAAAAAACTTAATGACGCAGTAAAAGTAACGATGGGACCAAGAGGTCGCAATGTTTTAATTCAAAAAAGCTTTGGTGCACCAAGCATCACAAAAGATGGTGTTTCTGTTGCAAAAGAAATCGAACTTAAAGATACTATCGAAAACATGGGTGCACAACTGGTTAAAGAAGTTGCTAGCAAAACGGCTGACCAAGCAGGTGATGGTACAACAACAGCAACTGTTTTAGCACACGCTATTTTCAAAGAAGGTCTTAGAAACATCACTGCTGGTGCAAATCCAGTAGAAGTAAAACGTGGTATGGACAAAGCAGCAGAAGCGATCATCGCTGAGCTTAAAAGTATGGCAAAAACCGTTAAAGATAAAAAAGAGATTGCACAAGTTGCAACGATTTCTGCAAACTCAGACACAGTCATCGGTGAGTTAATCGCTGAAGCAATGGAAAAAGTAGGCAAAGATGGCGTTATCACTGTTGAAGAAGCAAAAGGTATTCAAGACGAATTAGACGTTGTTGAGGGTATGCAATTTGATCGTGGTTACCTCTCTCCATACTTTGTAACCAACCCTGAGAAAATGCAAACCATTATGGAGCACCCATTTATTTTATTGTTTGACAAAAAAGTTTCGAATCTTAAAGACCTTTTACCAGTTCTTGAGCAAGTTCAAAAAACAGGAAAACCTTTACTTATCATCGCTGAAGACATCGATGGTGAAGCATTGGCAACCCTTGTTGTGAACAAACTCAGAGGCGTTCTAAACATCGCTGCAGTTAAAGCTCCAGGCTTTGGTGACAGAAGAAAAGCAATGTTAGAAGACATCGCTATCATCAGTGGTGGTGAAGTTATCAGTGAAGAGCTTGGACGCACACTTGAGAGCGCAACACTTGCAGATCTTGGACAAGCAGCACGTATCGTTATCGATAAAGACAACACAACTATCGTTAATGGAAATGGTGAAAAAGCAAGAATTGATGCGCGTGTTGCACAAATCAGAGCGCAAATTGCTGAGACAAGCAGCGACTACGATAGAGAAAAACTTCAAGAGCGTTTAGCAAAACTCAGTGGTGGTGTTGCGGTTATTAAAGTGGGTGCAGCAACTGAAACTGAAATGAAAGAGAAAAAAGATAGAGTGGATGATGCCCTTTCAGCAACAAAAGCAGCGGTTGAAGAAGGTATCGTAGTAGGTGGTGGTTCAGCACTTCTCCTTGCAAATGCAAAAATTAAACTCAATGTAACTGGCGATGAAGCTATCGGTGCTGAGATCGTTACACGTGCGCTTAAAGCTCCACTAAAACAAATTGCTGAAAATGCGGGCTTTGATGCAGGCGTTGTTGCAAACAACGTTCTCACAAGCAATAAAGCAAACTATGGTTTTAATGCAGCAACGGGTGAGTATGTTGACATGTTTGAAGCAGGTATCGTCGATCCTGTTAAAGTTTCACGTATCGCGCTTCAAAATGCTGTTTCTGTAGCAAGCCTACTCTTAACAACAGAAGCAACAATTACAAATGCGAAAGAAGACAAAGCTCCTGCGATGCCAGATATGAGCGGCATGGGTGGAATGGGAGGCATGGGCGGAATGATGTAA
- a CDS encoding YitT family protein yields the protein MKSELKNYSYIFIGSLFLSYGVVSLFIPNALVTGGTSGMAILGHYIFKLPVGMLMVLINAPLLLLGTKYFGKHFTIRSIIAIGFTSLCIDLMVEFLHVNALSHDVILAAIFGGIAVGIGLGFILSGHASAGGSTIIAKIIASKTSIKASSVMLVIDMLIIISIAFISKNIDLALWSLVSIYISAKSIDIFLTRGPSKKVVHIVSTKIEELCSQIVHHLGKNGTIVQGNGIFEHENKRMIFLVVENGKVPRLKELIQKVDNEAFMVVMEASELLGRGH from the coding sequence TTGAAATCAGAACTCAAAAATTACAGTTATATTTTTATAGGCTCACTCTTCTTGTCGTATGGTGTGGTCTCTTTATTTATCCCCAATGCCCTTGTAACGGGTGGAACATCGGGTATGGCGATCTTGGGACACTATATCTTCAAGCTTCCCGTTGGAATGCTTATGGTGCTCATTAATGCGCCACTTTTACTGTTAGGCACAAAATACTTTGGTAAACATTTTACGATTCGCAGCATTATTGCCATTGGTTTTACCTCTTTGTGTATCGATCTCATGGTTGAATTTTTACATGTCAATGCACTAAGCCATGACGTTATTTTAGCGGCTATTTTTGGTGGTATCGCCGTTGGTATAGGGTTAGGGTTTATTTTAAGCGGTCATGCATCTGCGGGTGGCTCTACGATTATTGCAAAAATCATTGCGTCAAAGACAAGCATTAAAGCCTCCTCTGTGATGCTTGTTATTGATATGCTTATTATTATCTCGATAGCGTTTATCTCTAAAAATATTGATTTGGCATTGTGGAGTTTAGTGAGTATTTATATCAGTGCTAAAAGTATCGATATTTTCCTCACCCGTGGACCTTCTAAAAAAGTTGTACATATTGTTTCAACGAAAATTGAAGAGCTTTGTTCTCAAATCGTCCACCATTTGGGCAAGAATGGCACGATAGTGCAGGGTAATGGTATCTTTGAGCATGAAAATAAACGCATGATTTTTCTCGTGGTTGAAAACGGAAAAGTACCTCGGTTAAAAGAGTTAATTCAAAAAGTAGATAACGAAGCGTTTATGGTCGTTATGGAAGCATCAGAGCTTTTAGGACGTGGGCATTAA
- the groES gene encoding co-chaperone GroES → MTFKPLGKRVLLERVEEATTTATGIIIPDNAKEKPLSGIVRAVSPKVEEKGLVKVGDKVVFGKYAGTELTLDGKTYLVMNLDDLLGIL, encoded by the coding sequence ATGACTTTCAAACCACTTGGAAAACGCGTACTTCTTGAGCGAGTTGAAGAAGCTACGACAACAGCTACAGGTATTATCATCCCTGACAATGCCAAAGAAAAACCTCTTAGCGGTATTGTTAGAGCAGTCAGTCCTAAAGTTGAAGAAAAAGGACTTGTTAAAGTTGGGGATAAAGTTGTATTTGGCAAATATGCTGGTACGGAGTTAACACTGGATGGCAAAACCTATCTTGTGATGAACCTCGACGATCTTCTTGGTATTTTATAA